In a single window of the Pseudodesulfovibrio profundus genome:
- a CDS encoding cobaltochelatase CobT-related protein, with protein MNNQLIMRSLPMVASVLGRKYGVKVVIGGTGAYTDGDTIHLPALPLECNETLIGLARGFVDHEAAHIRETRFDWLRLANLTPLEMHIWNSFEDWRVEHRLARLFPGCRSNFNWLIQHLFGNANEQTADPAMAILNWLLLSVRTWDVQSLIEQRDEVGRFVEIHYPGLIERLNLVLQKVHAYCDSTQDCILYAREVVSLLKDTSASQPPQNRGLRSEETAEKSGPDTLPMDALNRLLTADESNLPNDWGEALATSLRKETPKDVNEALCVAQLGKKATKQISQEDAAITRKASNALRVQLQALLQSSVLSRSKIGRHGRLDARQLHRLSAADARVFRSDGHKVGINTAVHILLDCSGSMRRRIKLTTQVCHAVATALDTINGINVGVTAFPAGTPTDGGNGNDRGPTIWPILKHGERLHENFAVRATGCTPLGEAFWWVLQQMHTLSESRKIILILTDGDPDSFTMALNALEEGKRFGIEVYGLGILSEAITKLLPNHSCIINEVSELAPAMFTMLRGALINHK; from the coding sequence ATGAACAATCAACTCATCATGCGATCCCTGCCTATGGTGGCTTCAGTTCTCGGGCGGAAGTACGGCGTAAAGGTCGTGATCGGAGGAACGGGCGCGTACACGGATGGCGACACTATCCATCTGCCTGCGCTGCCGCTGGAATGCAACGAAACGCTCATTGGTCTGGCCAGAGGTTTTGTGGACCATGAGGCTGCTCATATCCGAGAAACCCGGTTCGATTGGTTACGGCTGGCGAACCTGACGCCTCTTGAAATGCATATCTGGAATAGTTTCGAGGACTGGCGTGTAGAGCATCGGTTGGCTCGTCTGTTCCCTGGATGTCGTTCCAATTTCAATTGGTTAATCCAACATCTGTTCGGCAATGCCAATGAGCAGACAGCCGATCCGGCCATGGCCATTCTGAATTGGCTGTTGCTGTCGGTTCGGACGTGGGACGTGCAGTCGCTGATTGAACAGCGTGACGAAGTCGGGAGATTTGTTGAAATCCATTATCCCGGCCTGATCGAACGGTTAAATCTGGTTTTGCAGAAGGTGCATGCCTACTGCGATTCTACGCAGGACTGCATCTTGTACGCAAGAGAGGTCGTTTCTCTGCTGAAGGACACATCGGCTTCTCAGCCCCCGCAAAATAGGGGCTTGAGATCCGAGGAAACGGCTGAAAAGAGTGGTCCAGATACACTGCCCATGGACGCCCTGAATCGGCTGTTGACTGCGGACGAATCCAACCTGCCCAACGATTGGGGTGAGGCGCTGGCAACCAGTCTGCGCAAGGAAACGCCAAAAGATGTGAACGAAGCGTTGTGTGTTGCGCAACTCGGCAAAAAGGCAACAAAGCAGATAAGCCAAGAAGATGCTGCCATAACCCGCAAAGCTTCGAACGCTTTGCGGGTACAGCTTCAGGCATTACTGCAATCATCGGTGCTGTCACGAAGCAAGATCGGACGGCATGGCCGATTGGATGCACGACAACTGCACCGCCTATCGGCGGCAGACGCTCGCGTATTCAGGAGTGATGGTCACAAGGTTGGAATCAACACAGCCGTCCACATTCTGCTTGATTGCTCAGGCTCCATGCGACGACGTATCAAGCTGACTACTCAGGTTTGCCATGCCGTCGCTACGGCCCTGGATACCATCAACGGGATCAATGTCGGAGTGACCGCGTTTCCCGCAGGAACACCGACTGACGGCGGCAATGGGAATGATCGTGGTCCCACGATCTGGCCGATCCTGAAGCATGGCGAAAGACTGCATGAAAACTTCGCCGTAAGAGCAACAGGCTGCACACCTCTCGGCGAAGCCTTTTGGTGGGTACTGCAGCAGATGCATACGCTTTCCGAATCCAGAAAGATCATTCTGATCCTGACAGACGGCGATCCCGACTCTTTCACTATGGCTCTTAATGCTCTTGAAGAGGGGAAGAGATTCGGCATCGAAGTCTACGGCCTGGGCATCCTGTCCGAAGCCATCACCAAACTGCTTCCAAACCATAGCTGCATCATCAACGAGGTGTCCGAATTGGCTCCCGCTATGTTCACCATGCTGCGTGGTGCGCTTATTAACCATAAATAA
- a CDS encoding DUF3150 domain-containing protein, with product MMHTNITVLDNLMALNLDVNIWTARKKLTPADFGGAELPPEELASLGSKKICDPKELRIFGTLKARAVNLLDRTGVRFLGGWGIPEDKADDIVAELTDIRADFLNAKAQFLSRYDEAVRDWIVQHPGWENLIGSSPVSADYVRSRLDFRWQFFKLMPPPDNTVGHGLQHEVSELGDKLFGEVAKAATDTWQRCFEGKDKVTHKALSPLRSIHAKLSGLSFVEPRVVPVVDLLDTAFNRMPKRGHIQGSALVMLQGVVSLLRDPATLVAHGQKILEGQDAADILSGLVADTIPVVREEMPATEAAFVPEPVQQHAIDSHGLW from the coding sequence ATGATGCATACGAATATTACCGTACTCGATAATTTAATGGCCCTGAACCTGGACGTTAACATCTGGACTGCCCGCAAGAAACTGACACCCGCCGACTTCGGCGGCGCGGAACTACCGCCCGAGGAACTCGCATCCCTCGGCAGCAAGAAGATTTGCGACCCTAAGGAGTTGCGCATATTCGGCACCCTCAAGGCGCGAGCTGTGAACCTCCTGGATAGGACCGGTGTCCGCTTTCTCGGCGGCTGGGGCATCCCTGAAGACAAGGCTGATGACATCGTGGCCGAATTGACTGACATTCGCGCCGATTTCCTGAATGCGAAAGCACAGTTTCTCAGCCGATATGATGAGGCTGTCCGAGATTGGATCGTTCAGCACCCTGGATGGGAGAATTTGATCGGCAGCTCGCCGGTCAGTGCGGATTATGTCCGCAGTCGGCTGGATTTCCGTTGGCAGTTCTTCAAGCTCATGCCGCCACCTGACAATACGGTGGGCCATGGCTTGCAGCACGAAGTGAGTGAACTCGGCGACAAGCTGTTCGGCGAAGTCGCCAAGGCTGCCACGGACACTTGGCAACGCTGCTTCGAAGGCAAGGACAAGGTCACGCACAAGGCGCTTTCGCCCCTGCGTTCCATCCACGCCAAGCTCTCCGGCCTGAGCTTCGTGGAGCCCAGAGTAGTGCCGGTCGTCGATCTGCTGGATACCGCCTTCAACCGCATGCCGAAACGGGGTCACATCCAGGGGAGTGCGTTGGTCATGCTCCAGGGCGTGGTTTCGCTGCTTCGTGATCCGGCAACGCTCGTTGCCCATGGCCAAAAGATACTGGAGGGGCAGGATGCAGCCGACATTCTGTCAGGGCTGGTTGCTGATACGATTCCGGTTGTACGGGAGGAGATGCCTGCGACCGAAGCGGCGTTTGTTCCTGAACCGGTGCAGCAACACGCAATCGACAGCCACGGACTCTGGTGA
- a CDS encoding AAA family ATPase, protein MNKTLKELQTLQPADHDAGKVFSGKKSKRTVRGFATSSSFTPDLNPEYLFHDSSRDVVVWFMDSSDPLYVFGPAGSGKTSLIKQLAAKLNYPVFDITGHGRLEFPDMVGHLTVEDSNMSFQYGPLAMAMKFGGLFLLNEIDLLDPATAAGLNGILDGDPLCIPENGGEVIKPHPLFRFAATANTNGGTDETGLYQGTLRQNLAFMDRFWLCEIGYPSPKAERELLHRKAPGLPKEVRTKMVEFANEVRKLFMGEADGNFRDTIEVTFSTRTLIRWADLTVRFQPLARQGIQPVTYALDRALGYRATPETRTVLHELAQRIFPQQKENHS, encoded by the coding sequence ATGAACAAAACCCTGAAAGAATTACAAACCCTTCAACCTGCAGACCACGACGCAGGCAAAGTTTTCAGCGGTAAGAAGTCCAAGCGAACAGTGCGTGGCTTTGCAACCTCGTCCTCGTTTACCCCTGACCTGAATCCAGAATACCTGTTCCATGACTCCAGCCGCGATGTCGTAGTGTGGTTCATGGATTCATCTGACCCGCTGTACGTGTTTGGCCCTGCTGGCTCGGGAAAAACCAGCCTCATCAAGCAACTCGCTGCCAAGCTGAATTATCCCGTGTTCGACATTACCGGCCATGGGCGACTGGAGTTCCCGGATATGGTCGGTCATCTGACCGTGGAAGACTCGAATATGAGCTTTCAGTACGGGCCATTGGCCATGGCTATGAAATTCGGAGGGCTCTTCCTGCTCAACGAAATTGACCTGCTCGACCCGGCGACTGCTGCTGGCCTCAATGGAATTCTCGATGGCGATCCGTTGTGTATTCCCGAAAACGGTGGGGAAGTAATCAAGCCTCACCCTCTGTTCCGATTTGCAGCCACAGCAAACACCAATGGAGGGACTGATGAAACCGGTCTGTACCAGGGCACGCTCAGGCAAAACTTGGCGTTCATGGACCGGTTTTGGCTCTGCGAAATCGGCTACCCCAGCCCTAAAGCCGAGCGTGAATTGCTGCATCGCAAGGCCCCTGGCCTACCCAAAGAAGTGCGCACGAAAATGGTCGAATTTGCCAACGAAGTGCGGAAGCTTTTCATGGGCGAGGCCGACGGCAACTTCCGCGACACCATTGAGGTGACGTTCTCGACTCGTACCCTTATCCGCTGGGCGGACCTGACCGTCCGATTCCAACCGCTTGCCCGCCAGGGCATCCAACCCGTGACCTACGCGCTCGATCGAGCGCTTGGCTATCGCGCCACACCGGAGACCCGGACGGTGCTGCATGAGCTGGCACAACGCATCTTCCCGCAACAAAAGGAGAATCACTCATGA
- a CDS encoding IS5 family transposase (programmed frameshift): MQKRHALRDDQWDKIKEYLPGKQSDCGVTAKDNRLFIDAVMWIGKTGAPWRDLPESYGKWSSVHKRFIRWAKKGVWQMIFNTLAVDADTEWLMIDSTIVRAHQHSAGGKGAPPQQSVGKSRGGFSTKVHAATDALGCPTKFILTPGNTADCSMAIPLIEGQAAEHVLADKGYDSDEIVMAIEAMNANPVVPPRSHRKTRRTYDKHLYKERSAIECMFGNLKQFRRIATRYDKLATSYLAFVYVGAMWLWLK, encoded by the exons GTGCAAAAAAGACACGCTCTACGCGACGATCAGTGGGATAAAATCAAAGAATATCTTCCAGGAAAACAAAGTGACTGCGGTGTAACTGCAAAAGATAACAGGCTATTCATTGATGCAGTCATGTGGATTGGCAAGACAGGGGCGCCTTGGCGAGATTTGCCAGAAAGCTATGGCAAGTGGTCTTCGGTCCATAAGAGATTTATCCGCTGGGCCAAGAAAGGTGTATGGCAAATGATCTTCAACACGCTTGCGGTAGACGCTGATACTGAATGGCTCATGATTGACAGCACAATAGTGCGAGCTCATCAGCATTCGGCTGGCGGAAAGGGGGCACCTCC CCAGCAGTCGGTGGGGAAATCTAGAGGAGGGTTTTCAACGAAAGTCCATGCTGCCACAGATGCTCTCGGATGTCCAACTAAATTCATATTAACACCTGGAAATACAGCGGATTGCAGTATGGCGATTCCGCTTATTGAAGGACAGGCTGCCGAGCATGTCCTTGCTGATAAGGGCTATGATTCAGATGAAATTGTAATGGCAATTGAAGCCATGAATGCCAATCCGGTTGTCCCTCCTCGCTCTCACAGAAAGACAAGGCGAACATATGACAAACATCTCTATAAGGAGCGAAGTGCTATAGAGTGTATGTTTGGAAATTTAAAACAGTTTCGAAGGATTGCAACACGATACGACAAGCTGGCGACGTCCTATCTTGCTTTCGTGTACGTAGGAGCAATGTGGCTGTGGCTGAAGTGA